One stretch of Myxocyprinus asiaticus isolate MX2 ecotype Aquarium Trade chromosome 23, UBuf_Myxa_2, whole genome shotgun sequence DNA includes these proteins:
- the mpc1 gene encoding mitochondrial pyruvate carrier 1 isoform X1, whose product MAGTLARKAVDHLRSKEFRDYLMRSHFWGPVANWGLPIAAISDMKKSPEIISGRMTFALTCYSLLFMRFAYKVQPRNWLLFACHLTNETAQLIQGSRLIKYNMEKKMAK is encoded by the exons ATGGCGGGAACACTGGCGCGTAAAGCCGTGGATCATCTGCGCAGTAAAGAGTTCCGAGATTATCTCATGAGGTCA CATTTCTGGGGTCCGGTGGCCAACTGGGGTCTGCCCATCGCCGCTATCTCTGACATGAAGAAGAGTCCAGAGATCATCAGCGGCAGAATGACCTTTG CTCTCACCTGTTACTCGCTCTTGTTCATGAGGTTCGCCTACAAGGTGCAACCCAGAAACTGGCTTCTGTTTGCCTGCCATCTAACCAATGAAACGGCACAACTCATCCAGGGAAGCAGACTCATCAAATACAA CATGGAGAAGAAGATGGCCAAATGA
- the mpc1 gene encoding mitochondrial pyruvate carrier 1 isoform X2, whose protein sequence is MAGTLARKAVDHLRSKEFRDYLMRSHFWGPVANWGLPIAAISDMKKSPEIISGRMTFALTCYSLLFMRFAYKVQPRNWLLFACHLTNETAQLIQGSRLIKYK, encoded by the exons ATGGCGGGAACACTGGCGCGTAAAGCCGTGGATCATCTGCGCAGTAAAGAGTTCCGAGATTATCTCATGAGGTCA CATTTCTGGGGTCCGGTGGCCAACTGGGGTCTGCCCATCGCCGCTATCTCTGACATGAAGAAGAGTCCAGAGATCATCAGCGGCAGAATGACCTTTG CTCTCACCTGTTACTCGCTCTTGTTCATGAGGTTCGCCTACAAGGTGCAACCCAGAAACTGGCTTCTGTTTGCCTGCCATCTAACCAATGAAACGGCACAACTCATCCAGGGAAGCAGACTCATCAAATACAAGTAA